In one window of Kiritimatiellia bacterium DNA:
- a CDS encoding type II/IV secretion system protein, which translates to MTTAAPSKMAVLLERTGLLEPARIEDLLAAYAQGGQSLAALAAAKGYAREEAFLEKLAEVMGVPFLRVGEQPIPADVLARLPTKAVFQYNVVPIALEGNVLRVATSDPFLPGLVDSLRLASGLRVRLALSPAVDLAKAAKKLYGVGADTMEQMIQDNRIEVAPEEDVLGKQDLSELDQEASVVKFVNQVIWEAYQDRGTDIHLEPMETDLRIRYRIDGVLHQTPVPPQLKRFQPAIISRIKVMAGMDIAEKRLPQDGRISLRIRGEEIDVRVSTMPTVYGESVSLRLLMRSSGMLGMDKLGLNPKDEAVLKKLIHKPHGILLVTGPTGSGKSTSLYAWLHTINSIDKRILTIEEPIEYEMAGINQIQVRPEIGLTFAVGLRHILRQDPDVIMVGEVRDKETAEIAIRAALTGHLVFSTLHTNDAAGAVTRLVDMGIEPFLVASSIEALIAQRLVRRLCPACRRPWKVDQKLLEAAGFPMERLAEGTIYEAAGCEECRMTGFRGRTGIYEILVVTDHIRPLVIARASSNEIKSAAIHHGMRTLRTDGWTKVLQGTTTLEEVLRVSEEDEAMSET; encoded by the coding sequence TCCCTCGCCGCCCTGGCGGCGGCCAAGGGCTATGCCCGCGAGGAGGCGTTCCTGGAGAAACTGGCGGAGGTCATGGGCGTGCCGTTCCTGCGCGTGGGCGAGCAGCCCATCCCGGCGGACGTGCTGGCCCGGCTGCCGACGAAGGCGGTCTTCCAGTACAACGTCGTCCCCATCGCGCTGGAAGGCAACGTCCTGCGCGTCGCGACCTCCGACCCGTTCCTGCCCGGCCTGGTGGACAGCCTGCGCCTGGCGTCCGGGCTGCGCGTCCGCCTCGCCTTGAGCCCGGCCGTGGACCTCGCCAAGGCCGCCAAGAAGCTGTACGGCGTCGGCGCCGACACGATGGAGCAGATGATCCAGGACAACCGGATCGAGGTCGCGCCGGAAGAGGACGTGCTCGGTAAGCAGGACTTGAGCGAACTCGACCAGGAGGCGTCCGTCGTCAAGTTCGTCAACCAGGTTATCTGGGAAGCCTACCAGGACCGCGGCACGGACATCCACCTGGAGCCGATGGAAACCGACCTGCGCATCCGCTACCGGATCGACGGCGTGCTGCACCAGACGCCCGTCCCGCCGCAGTTGAAGCGGTTCCAGCCCGCGATCATCTCCCGCATCAAGGTCATGGCCGGCATGGACATCGCCGAGAAGCGCCTCCCGCAGGACGGGCGCATCAGCCTGCGCATCCGCGGCGAGGAGATCGACGTGCGCGTGTCCACCATGCCTACCGTCTACGGCGAGAGCGTCAGCCTCCGCCTCCTCATGCGCTCCAGTGGCATGCTGGGCATGGACAAGCTGGGCCTGAACCCGAAGGACGAGGCGGTGCTGAAGAAGCTGATCCACAAGCCCCACGGCATCCTGCTGGTCACCGGCCCGACCGGCTCGGGCAAGTCCACCTCGCTCTACGCCTGGCTGCACACGATCAACTCCATCGACAAGCGCATCCTGACGATCGAGGAGCCCATCGAGTACGAGATGGCCGGCATCAACCAGATCCAGGTCCGGCCCGAGATCGGCCTGACCTTCGCCGTCGGCCTGCGCCACATCCTGCGCCAGGACCCGGACGTGATCATGGTCGGCGAGGTCCGCGACAAGGAGACCGCCGAGATCGCCATCCGCGCGGCCCTGACCGGCCACCTGGTTTTCAGCACCCTGCACACCAACGACGCGGCGGGCGCCGTGACGCGCCTCGTGGACATGGGGATCGAGCCGTTCCTCGTGGCGTCCTCCATCGAGGCGCTGATCGCCCAGCGCCTCGTGCGGCGGCTCTGCCCGGCCTGCCGCCGGCCCTGGAAGGTGGACCAGAAACTGCTCGAGGCCGCGGGCTTCCCGATGGAGCGGCTTGCGGAGGGAACGATCTATGAGGCGGCCGGCTGCGAGGAGTGCCGCATGACGGGCTTCCGCGGCCGGACCGGCATCTACGAGATCCTGGTCGTCACCGATCATATCCGGCCGCTGGTGATCGCCCGCGCGTCCAGCAACGAGATCAAGTCGGCGGCCATCCACCACGGCATGCGCACGCTGCGCACCGACGGCTGGACCAAGGTGCTCCAGGGCACCACGACGCTCGAGGAAGTCCTTCGGGTGTCGGAAGAAGACGAGGCGATGTCGGAAACCTAG
- a CDS encoding type II secretion system F family protein: MPRFKYTARSRTGEKVEGYVEAPDRRAALLQIERQGQVPVSVAEAALAAAAAAPRRSWFTFERKTARAPRMKLKESLLLTREMSDLLASGMNLGDALHTLSRRKTGRAQDELVADLRDEIIQGTSLSEALSKRPESFPALYVSMVRAGEASGQLAEVLERLSAHYERVQETREKVLMALIYPAIVLTVGILTLVFSMIFVVPRFTAIFQQLGSSLPLPTRILIGMSDGLIKYGWVALGAIVAGVILARRYLATAPGRRAWHRLQLRLPVIRLIVTSNAYVHFARTLSSLLENGVQVLQALSIVEDTVGNVVIAGAIRRAREQVTDGATISGPLSAGKVFPPLLTDMLAVGEQSGDMASALKHIAKRYDDELNRAVKILTTVLEPILMLFMAIMVGFVAVSMLLAVFDMTSGLNV, translated from the coding sequence ATGCCGCGGTTTAAATATACGGCCCGCTCGCGGACCGGCGAGAAGGTCGAGGGTTACGTCGAAGCGCCGGACCGCCGGGCGGCCCTGCTCCAGATCGAGCGGCAGGGCCAGGTGCCGGTCTCGGTCGCCGAGGCCGCGCTGGCGGCCGCGGCCGCCGCCCCGCGCCGGTCCTGGTTCACGTTCGAGCGCAAGACCGCCCGGGCGCCGCGGATGAAGCTGAAGGAGTCGCTGCTGCTGACCCGCGAGATGAGCGACCTGCTGGCCAGCGGCATGAACCTCGGCGACGCCCTGCACACGCTCTCCCGCCGCAAGACGGGCAGGGCCCAGGACGAGCTCGTGGCCGACCTGCGCGACGAGATCATCCAGGGGACCAGCTTGAGCGAGGCCCTGTCCAAGCGGCCGGAGTCGTTCCCGGCGCTGTACGTCAGCATGGTCCGCGCCGGCGAGGCCAGCGGACAACTGGCCGAGGTCCTGGAGCGATTGAGCGCGCACTACGAGCGCGTCCAGGAGACCCGCGAGAAGGTCCTGATGGCCCTGATCTACCCGGCCATCGTGCTGACCGTGGGCATCCTGACGCTCGTGTTCTCGATGATCTTCGTCGTCCCGCGCTTCACCGCCATCTTCCAGCAGCTCGGGAGTTCGCTGCCGCTGCCGACGCGCATCCTGATCGGGATGAGCGACGGGCTGATCAAGTACGGCTGGGTTGCGCTGGGCGCAATCGTCGCGGGGGTGATCCTCGCCCGCCGCTACCTGGCCACCGCGCCCGGCCGCCGGGCGTGGCATCGCCTGCAGCTCCGGCTCCCGGTCATCCGCCTGATCGTCACGTCCAACGCCTACGTGCATTTCGCCCGCACGCTGTCCTCGCTGCTGGAGAACGGTGTGCAGGTGCTCCAGGCCCTGTCCATCGTGGAGGACACCGTGGGCAACGTGGTCATCGCCGGGGCCATCCGGCGGGCGCGCGAGCAGGTGACCGACGGGGCGACGATCTCCGGGCCGCTGTCCGCCGGCAAGGTGTTTCCCCCGCTCCTGACGGACATGCTCGCGGTGGGCGAGCAGTCCGGGGACATGGCCTCGGCGCTCAAGCACATCGCCAAGCGCTACGACGACGAGCTGAACCGGGCCGTGAAGATCCTGACGACGGTGCTGGAGCCCATTTTAATGCTGTTCATGGCTATCATGGTCGGGTTCGTCGCCGTCAGCATGCTGCTGGCCGTCTTCGACATGACCAGCGGGCTCAACGTGTAG
- the gspG gene encoding type II secretion system major pseudopilin GspG: MNKDAPRSVRRARQADPTSRRALRRAGFTLIEMLLVVVIIGMLATIVSVSIPRHLKSARQSKAAADIQAIGIAVQSYYMEEGKYPSSLDALTSGDDPYLEKGIPKDPWGNPYQYAFPGSHKPFRFDLSSTGEDGVASDDDVANWKQDAKKP, encoded by the coding sequence ATGAATAAAGATGCGCCACGTTCCGTCCGCCGCGCGCGGCAGGCCGACCCGACTTCGCGTCGGGCGCTTCGCCGGGCCGGTTTCACGCTGATCGAGATGCTGCTGGTTGTCGTGATCATCGGCATGCTGGCCACGATCGTCTCGGTCTCCATCCCGCGGCACCTCAAGAGCGCCCGCCAGAGCAAGGCCGCCGCGGACATCCAGGCCATCGGGATCGCCGTCCAGTCCTACTACATGGAGGAGGGCAAGTACCCGTCCAGCCTCGACGCGCTCACCAGCGGCGACGACCCCTATCTGGAGAAGGGCATTCCCAAGGATCCGTGGGGCAACCCGTACCAGTATGCCTTCCCCGGATCCCACAAGCCCTTCAGGTTCGACCTCTCCTCGACGGGGGAAGACGGCGTGGCGAGCGATGACGACGTGGCCAACTGGAAACAAGACGCCAAGAAACCGTAG
- a CDS encoding prepilin-type N-terminal cleavage/methylation domain-containing protein — protein MKRRKTSGRRRAGLTLIEVMLALAILGLGLSALIATVARCLGVVRQARNFQTARHLLARAELENPLQLEEEIEEGSEEGGFDGGPYDYRWSRVIERLGREEDGLFTVTLRVSRSEKGRASSEEVVTCLYAPEVKEGGSFTGPGDAKQGP, from the coding sequence ATGAAGAGGCGAAAGACCTCCGGGCGCCGCCGGGCCGGGCTGACCCTGATCGAGGTCATGCTGGCCCTGGCCATCCTCGGGCTGGGCCTGTCGGCCCTGATCGCCACGGTCGCCCGCTGCCTGGGCGTCGTGCGGCAGGCGCGTAATTTCCAGACCGCGCGGCACCTGCTCGCGCGCGCGGAACTGGAAAACCCCCTGCAACTCGAGGAGGAGATCGAGGAAGGCAGCGAGGAGGGCGGGTTTGATGGCGGGCCCTACGATTACCGCTGGAGCCGCGTCATCGAGCGCCTCGGGCGCGAGGAGGACGGCCTGTTCACGGTGACGCTGCGCGTGTCCCGGTCCGAGAAGGGCCGTGCGTCGTCCGAGGAGGTCGTGACCTGCCTGTATGCGCCGGAGGTCAAGGAGGGCGGGAGCTTTACGGGGCCGGGGGACGCGAAGCAGGGGCCGTGA
- a CDS encoding prepilin-type N-terminal cleavage/methylation domain-containing protein, whose amino-acid sequence MNRGKRAGFTLIEVLVAVAIMALAFAIVWSTFTAAAGGWQRGAKLLDQLHQGDYVMEQLVMALRSAAFFSNRPDKYGFRLEESGGGESSRDTISWVTSGMAFLPPDSHLANGLHRLEFSLDSDDRGRPAVAIRAWSHLADEEESDVKGEPWFVSTEVKGFRCRTYNAEDEKWEHEWENTNSIPRLVEVTLYLQPLEDYAEPQKLQRLVEIPIAPPLEEAAKSSGEGGTPPAADAPATGEGGAEGAPPAGEGE is encoded by the coding sequence GTGAATAGAGGAAAGAGAGCAGGGTTTACGCTGATCGAGGTGCTGGTCGCGGTGGCGATCATGGCACTCGCGTTCGCCATCGTGTGGAGCACGTTCACCGCGGCGGCGGGCGGTTGGCAGCGGGGGGCGAAGCTCCTGGACCAGCTCCACCAGGGCGACTACGTCATGGAGCAGCTGGTGATGGCCCTGCGTTCGGCGGCGTTCTTCTCCAACCGCCCGGACAAGTACGGGTTCCGCCTGGAGGAGAGCGGCGGCGGCGAGAGCTCCCGCGACACGATCAGCTGGGTCACCTCCGGCATGGCCTTCCTGCCGCCGGATTCCCACCTGGCCAACGGGCTGCACCGCCTGGAGTTCAGCCTGGACAGCGACGACCGCGGCCGGCCTGCCGTCGCCATCCGCGCCTGGTCGCACCTCGCCGACGAGGAGGAATCGGACGTCAAGGGCGAGCCGTGGTTCGTCTCGACCGAGGTCAAGGGCTTCCGGTGCCGGACGTACAACGCCGAGGACGAGAAGTGGGAGCACGAGTGGGAGAACACCAACTCGATCCCCCGGCTCGTGGAGGTCACGCTCTACCTCCAGCCCCTCGAGGACTACGCCGAACCGCAGAAGCTACAGCGGCTCGTTGAGATCCCTATCGCGCCCCCGCTGGAGGAGGCCGCCAAGTCCTCCGGCGAGGGCGGGACGCCGCCGGCCGCCGACGCGCCCGCGACGGGCGAGGGCGGCGCCGAGGGCGCGCCGCCGGCAGGGGAGGGCGAGTGA
- a CDS encoding general secretion pathway protein GspK — MEAPRPRGAAGEKRAGGGPPPGGLPRSARQGSALIVALWALLVLSLLIGGFAFDMTVEAGVTAYFRKRLKAQALAQAGVAHAQSTIVRSLSVKDDAPEEDEEEDAWIRALNLSRGVAVSGMAVELGDGRCTVDIIPEQGRRNVHMLGDEDWEEILDQANIPQDRWGALIDCFNDWVDEGDEHRLLGAESDDSFYEDRGYECKNAPLDTIDELLLVKGFSHAVVFGGVSEEDDGEPLAGIARWLTTWGDGKVNLNTASREVLLTVSGLNEQNVEALLEGRKGPDGVEGTQDDGFESVEKALAYIGLTNPGTAERLTTKGETILRVVSIGEVEGVRNGIWCILRAADKKVTPLFWREEPLE, encoded by the coding sequence ATGGAGGCGCCGCGCCCCCGCGGCGCTGCCGGTGAGAAGCGGGCCGGGGGCGGCCCGCCTCCAGGGGGCCTGCCTCGTTCCGCCAGGCAGGGCTCCGCCCTGATCGTCGCCCTCTGGGCGCTGCTGGTCCTGTCGCTGCTGATCGGCGGGTTTGCCTTCGACATGACGGTGGAGGCGGGCGTGACCGCCTATTTCCGCAAGCGCCTGAAGGCCCAGGCCCTCGCCCAGGCCGGCGTGGCGCACGCGCAGTCCACGATCGTGCGCAGCCTCTCCGTGAAGGACGACGCCCCGGAGGAGGACGAGGAGGAGGACGCCTGGATCCGCGCGCTCAACCTGTCCCGCGGCGTGGCGGTCTCGGGCATGGCCGTCGAGCTGGGCGACGGCCGCTGCACGGTGGATATCATTCCCGAGCAGGGCCGGCGCAACGTGCACATGCTGGGCGACGAGGACTGGGAGGAGATCCTTGACCAGGCCAACATCCCGCAGGACCGCTGGGGCGCGCTGATCGACTGCTTCAACGACTGGGTGGACGAGGGCGACGAGCACCGGCTGCTGGGGGCCGAGTCCGACGATTCCTTCTACGAGGACCGCGGTTACGAGTGCAAGAACGCGCCGCTGGATACCATCGACGAGCTGCTCCTCGTCAAGGGATTCTCGCATGCCGTGGTCTTCGGCGGGGTGTCCGAGGAGGACGACGGCGAACCGCTGGCCGGGATCGCGCGCTGGCTGACCACGTGGGGCGACGGCAAGGTGAACCTCAACACGGCCTCCCGCGAGGTGCTGCTGACGGTCTCCGGCCTCAACGAGCAAAACGTCGAGGCGCTGCTCGAGGGCCGGAAGGGCCCCGACGGCGTGGAGGGCACCCAGGATGACGGGTTCGAGAGCGTGGAAAAGGCCCTCGCGTACATCGGCCTGACCAACCCGGGCACCGCCGAGCGCCTGACGACCAAGGGCGAGACGATCCTGCGGGTCGTCTCCATCGGCGAGGTGGAGGGCGTGCGCAACGGCATCTGGTGCATCCTGCGCGCGGCGGACAAAAAGGTCACGCCGCTGTTCTGGCGGGAGGAGCCGCTGGAGTAG
- the pilM gene encoding pilus assembly protein PilM: MGIPYITGLVLRPGRVEWTVIRESRKGLEVAEQGQAEWEAAAEGDPYASPEALAALRKAAGRVRGEVSVAADSGKTLMRVVDLPSTDPAELAGMAELQVDKFSPFPVEQMAIAVEALATTEKATRTLIATTQRELVERIGAALGKAGVHAHRVDVEVLGWWQLLKQADAVPAKGRKAFLLMEPAGAELVLARDGQPVLFRSLGVPGESPESFLEEVVEETAYTLTAAESELGAGEAVPLEIRYSKARPGGDLAERLKAACAVIPSEASLEALPSLSEGVARRGLDANARRFSLAPEAWGMEEQSRKVRRKLLAWSAGFLLVWLAVVGGLLVGLKIRRHRQAELNAEVAALEGPATEARAIRERVEAFEQYTDRTYSALECLREVSALLPQGIDLTSFEYRKTEELVLNGESAAADTIYDFADTLQQAELFTSAKVSNVRPSPGGQQKSSFTIMIGLPGRPVSEEEGP, from the coding sequence ATGGGCATACCCTACATAACGGGCCTTGTGCTCCGGCCGGGCCGGGTCGAATGGACCGTGATCCGGGAGTCGCGCAAGGGCCTGGAGGTGGCCGAGCAGGGCCAGGCGGAATGGGAGGCGGCGGCCGAGGGGGATCCCTACGCTTCGCCGGAGGCCCTGGCGGCGCTGCGCAAGGCCGCCGGCCGCGTCCGCGGGGAGGTCTCGGTGGCCGCGGATTCCGGGAAGACCCTGATGCGGGTCGTGGACCTGCCCTCGACGGACCCGGCCGAACTGGCGGGGATGGCCGAGCTGCAGGTGGACAAGTTTTCGCCCTTCCCGGTCGAGCAGATGGCGATCGCCGTCGAGGCCCTCGCGACGACGGAGAAGGCCACCCGCACGCTGATCGCCACGACCCAGCGCGAGTTGGTCGAGCGGATCGGCGCCGCGCTGGGCAAGGCGGGGGTGCACGCCCACCGCGTGGATGTCGAGGTGCTGGGGTGGTGGCAGCTCCTGAAGCAGGCGGACGCGGTGCCGGCCAAGGGACGGAAGGCGTTTCTCCTGATGGAGCCCGCCGGCGCCGAGCTGGTGCTGGCGCGGGACGGGCAGCCGGTGCTCTTCCGGTCGCTGGGCGTGCCCGGCGAAAGCCCCGAGAGTTTCCTGGAGGAAGTGGTCGAGGAGACCGCGTACACGCTCACCGCCGCCGAATCGGAGCTCGGGGCCGGCGAGGCGGTGCCCCTGGAGATCCGTTACTCCAAGGCGCGGCCGGGCGGCGATCTGGCGGAACGGCTGAAGGCCGCCTGCGCGGTGATCCCGTCCGAGGCATCCCTCGAAGCCCTGCCGTCGTTGAGCGAGGGCGTGGCCCGCCGCGGGCTCGACGCGAACGCCCGCCGCTTCAGCCTGGCCCCCGAGGCGTGGGGCATGGAGGAGCAGAGCCGGAAGGTGCGGCGAAAGCTGCTGGCCTGGTCGGCGGGGTTCCTGCTGGTCTGGCTGGCGGTGGTGGGCGGGCTGCTGGTCGGCCTGAAGATCCGGCGCCACCGGCAGGCCGAGCTCAACGCGGAGGTCGCCGCCCTGGAAGGCCCGGCCACCGAGGCGCGGGCCATTCGCGAGCGCGTCGAGGCGTTCGAGCAGTACACGGATCGCACCTACTCGGCGCTGGAATGCCTGCGCGAGGTCAGCGCGCTGCTGCCCCAGGGCATCGACCTGACGAGCTTCGAGTACCGGAAGACCGAGGAGCTCGTGCTGAACGGCGAATCGGCCGCGGCCGATACCATCTACGATTTCGCGGATACCCTGCAGCAGGCGGAGCTGTTCACCAGCGCCAAGGTCTCCAATGTCCGCCCGTCGCCGGGGGGCCAGCAGAAATCGTCCTTCACCATCATGATCGGCCTGCCGGGCCGGCCCGTATCGGAGGAGGAGGGCCCATGA
- the pilO gene encoding type 4a pilus biogenesis protein PilO produces MKINRREAVLAWCTLVFVVLGGTWWLGQPALQEWRDFSRDSEALQRRKRIAARLMEEQPQIEVRLTELRKKLPLYPANRDVTAEMLRILERTARDTSLGLTRRDPQAEKSTGELFELAIVCQWEAELEALARFLYALQQQDAILDIRKLTVNPVPGQPGRLKGSFTLDCAYSREAAAAEPAQPAPPGS; encoded by the coding sequence ATGAAGATCAACCGCCGGGAAGCCGTTCTGGCGTGGTGCACCCTGGTATTCGTGGTGCTCGGCGGGACCTGGTGGCTGGGCCAGCCGGCGCTGCAGGAATGGCGCGACTTCTCCCGGGATTCCGAGGCCCTGCAGCGGAGGAAGCGCATCGCCGCGCGCCTGATGGAGGAGCAGCCCCAGATCGAGGTGCGCCTGACCGAGCTGCGAAAGAAGCTCCCGCTCTATCCCGCCAACCGCGACGTAACGGCCGAGATGCTGCGGATTCTCGAGCGGACCGCCCGCGACACCTCGCTGGGCCTGACGCGCCGCGACCCGCAGGCCGAGAAAAGCACGGGTGAGCTCTTCGAACTGGCCATCGTGTGCCAGTGGGAGGCGGAACTGGAGGCGCTGGCCCGTTTTCTCTATGCTTTGCAGCAGCAGGATGCTATTTTGGACATCCGGAAATTAACCGTGAATCCCGTCCCGGGCCAGCCGGGCCGCCTCAAGGGCAGTTTCACGCTCGATTGCGCGTACAGCCGGGAAGCGGCGGCCGCGGAACCCGCCCAGCCGGCTCCGCCGGGGTCCTGA
- the gspD gene encoding type II secretion system secretin GspD: MTQTGQKKWAKALTWWMILSFAAAALPARGQPPPGFPPAPESGEEEKSVKVGDDKLLSLSFRDAPIEQVVMFYSELVGRTLLRAQGLPGGTITLKSQTRLTQREALEAIESVLAMNQVGLVPMGEKFLKVVPIGNVRGEGMKLSLEMPETPFPETDQLVSQVVPLKYIEPAEANTVLTGFLHASFGKVQVLERTSSLLITDTAANMQRILEILAYVDQPTEARVETRIYEIKHTEAAKLASRLNELIADTQAKEEKPRVAAPVTSSIPTPPGVIRARQAGAAPDQAAQDLEAALAERGIVQGKVKIVADDRTNILIVLSRPSNFTFFDKIITVLDREVDPEVVVKVLPLEFAKAKDIAGILNEFIGAATSESKDAPAGTGQAPAEGATPEAARSQALQEFVAQRAEARMRQIASGEKTRIGELSPNTKILADERTNALLLMGTVNDINALMDIIGQLDTMLAQVLIEAVILEVSLTKSLDYGVDWLQRSMAVYSDDKVGADGGVTVSQPLYSFGGGQRLSDGTVFRDGSQITRTDSGIGAGGLTYYSTLVNLNIDAVIRMAAGSSDARILSTPVILTTDNTEATIVVGEERPVVTSTSTSSGGQQTSSYEYRNIGIDLAVTPRINPARFVTMEIKQSADNVGGFETIDGNRVPVITKREMAAQVAVGDRSTIVLGGLVSTDRRATRVKVPILGDIPIIGTLFRNDTRDDNRTELLVLMTPYVLMTQEEARKETARLHRATRYSQTRWQRGWSDSELAGPSKTRELKMAPSLLDDPGQKKKRKIKEAKTISLTPAETNAPTQSRFLVTVPEDISSSLFSEPADGGAEEGAAPEGGGEDDPNAPVPP; the protein is encoded by the coding sequence ATGACACAAACAGGCCAAAAGAAATGGGCGAAGGCGCTGACCTGGTGGATGATTCTTTCCTTCGCGGCCGCCGCCCTCCCGGCGCGTGGCCAGCCGCCGCCCGGCTTTCCCCCGGCGCCGGAAAGTGGAGAGGAGGAGAAATCCGTCAAGGTGGGTGACGACAAGCTGCTTTCGTTGAGTTTCCGCGACGCGCCGATCGAGCAGGTGGTGATGTTCTACAGCGAGCTGGTGGGGCGCACCCTGCTCCGCGCCCAGGGCCTCCCCGGCGGCACGATCACCCTCAAGTCCCAGACCCGGCTCACCCAGCGCGAGGCCCTCGAGGCCATCGAGAGCGTGCTGGCCATGAACCAGGTGGGCCTCGTGCCCATGGGCGAGAAGTTCCTCAAGGTCGTGCCCATCGGCAACGTGCGCGGCGAGGGCATGAAGCTTTCCCTCGAGATGCCGGAGACCCCGTTCCCCGAGACCGACCAGCTCGTCAGCCAGGTCGTGCCCCTGAAGTACATCGAGCCGGCCGAGGCCAACACGGTCCTGACCGGTTTCCTGCACGCGTCGTTCGGCAAGGTGCAGGTTCTCGAGCGGACCAGCAGCCTGCTGATCACCGATACCGCCGCCAACATGCAGCGCATCCTGGAAATCCTCGCGTACGTGGACCAGCCCACGGAGGCGCGGGTGGAAACCCGGATCTACGAGATCAAGCACACCGAGGCCGCCAAGCTCGCCTCCCGCCTGAACGAACTGATCGCCGATACCCAGGCCAAGGAGGAGAAACCCCGCGTGGCCGCGCCGGTGACGTCCTCCATTCCCACGCCGCCGGGCGTTATCCGCGCCCGCCAGGCCGGCGCGGCCCCGGACCAGGCCGCGCAGGACCTCGAGGCCGCGCTCGCCGAGCGCGGCATTGTCCAGGGCAAGGTCAAGATCGTCGCCGACGACCGCACCAACATCCTGATCGTGCTTTCGCGGCCCTCCAACTTCACCTTCTTCGACAAGATCATCACCGTGCTGGACCGGGAGGTGGACCCCGAGGTCGTCGTCAAGGTCCTGCCGCTCGAGTTCGCCAAGGCGAAGGACATCGCCGGCATCCTCAACGAGTTCATCGGTGCCGCGACGTCCGAGTCCAAGGACGCCCCGGCCGGGACGGGCCAGGCCCCCGCGGAAGGCGCGACGCCGGAGGCGGCGCGCAGCCAGGCCTTGCAGGAGTTCGTGGCGCAGCGGGCCGAGGCGCGCATGCGCCAGATCGCGTCGGGCGAAAAGACCCGCATCGGCGAGCTCTCGCCCAACACGAAGATCCTGGCCGACGAGCGCACCAACGCCCTGCTGCTCATGGGCACGGTGAACGACATCAACGCATTGATGGACATCATCGGCCAGCTCGACACCATGCTGGCCCAGGTCCTGATCGAGGCCGTGATCCTCGAGGTCAGCCTCACCAAGAGCCTGGACTACGGCGTCGACTGGCTCCAGCGGTCCATGGCCGTCTACTCCGACGACAAGGTTGGCGCCGACGGCGGCGTCACGGTCAGCCAGCCGCTTTATTCCTTCGGCGGCGGCCAGCGCTTGAGCGACGGTACCGTCTTCCGGGACGGCAGCCAGATCACCCGGACCGACAGCGGGATCGGGGCGGGCGGGCTGACCTACTACTCCACGCTGGTCAACCTGAACATCGATGCCGTCATCCGCATGGCCGCCGGGTCGTCCGACGCCCGCATCCTGTCCACCCCCGTCATCCTGACCACGGACAACACCGAGGCCACCATCGTGGTCGGCGAGGAGCGGCCGGTCGTGACCTCCACCAGCACCTCCAGCGGCGGGCAGCAGACCTCCAGCTACGAGTACCGCAACATCGGCATCGACCTCGCCGTCACGCCCCGGATCAACCCGGCCCGGTTTGTCACCATGGAGATCAAGCAGTCGGCCGACAACGTCGGCGGGTTCGAGACCATCGACGGCAACCGCGTGCCGGTGATCACGAAGCGCGAAATGGCCGCCCAGGTGGCCGTGGGGGACCGCTCGACCATCGTGCTGGGCGGGCTGGTCAGCACCGACCGCCGGGCCACGCGGGTCAAGGTGCCCATCCTCGGCGACATCCCGATCATCGGCACGCTCTTCCGGAACGACACCCGGGACGACAACCGCACCGAACTGCTCGTGCTCATGACGCCGTACGTCCTGATGACCCAGGAGGAGGCGCGGAAGGAAACCGCGCGCCTGCACCGGGCCACGCGCTACTCCCAAACCCGGTGGCAGCGCGGCTGGTCGGACAGCGAGCTCGCCGGCCCGTCGAAGACGCGGGAACTGAAGATGGCGCCCTCGCTGCTGGACGATCCCGGGCAGAAGAAAAAGCGGAAGATCAAGGAAGCCAAAACGATTTCCCTGACGCCGGCCGAGACCAATGCGCCCACGCAGTCCCGCTTCCTCGTCACCGTCCCGGAGGATATCTCGTCCTCCCTCTTCAGCGAGCCCGCGGACGGCGGGGCGGAAGAGGGCGCCGCGCCCGAGGGCGGCGGCGAGGACGATCCGAACGCGCCCGTGCCGCCGTGA